GTCCATGGACTGGGCGTTCGATCACCTCGGCTGGACGCGGGTGATTCACTCCATCGCTCCGGACAACAAACCCTCGCAAGAGGTTGCCCGTCGCCTGGGCTCGCCCCTGCTGGGACCTGGGAAGCTGCCGCCGCCCCATGAGAATTCTCCGATAGAACTCTGGGGGCAGAGCCGTGAGGACTGGCGGGCCAGGAAGAAGTAGCCGATAGGGTGTCAAAGAATTCGCGCGACAGACACGGTAGCCGACGCTCAGGCGGAGCCGGGCTCGTCTTCCTCGGGAGGTGGCACCGGCGCTCCCCCCGGGGCCGGACGCTTGCGCGCGCGGGGTGACAGCTCCGCGCCCACGCCCAGGACGAAGGTGTTGCCGGGCGTGGTGCTCGCGCCACCGAGCGTCTGCAGCATGCGCAGGTCGAGCAGCGAGGGATGCTGCTCCACCAGCCTCGCCGCGTTGGCCAGGTTGCGCAGGGCCGCCGACTCGCCCCGCGCTTTCTCCAGCATGGCCTGTGCCTCCTTCTTCACCTTGAGCAACTCGGAGAAGGCGCGGCGCAGATCCGCTGGCAGCATCACGTCCTTCACCTCCACCGCCCCCACCGAGAGGCCGAACGTGCGCACCTCGCCGGCCACCCGCTCGCGCAGCCGCTGGCCCAGGTCGACGCGGCCCGCCGCCAGCTCCTCCAGGGGATGACGGCCCACTTCCTCGCGCAGCGCGAGCTGCACGACCAGGTAGAGCGCCTCCGTGAAATCCTGCACGCGGTGCAGGGCTGGCTCGGGCTCGGTCACCGCGAAGCGCACGGCGATGCTCACCTTGAGGCCCACCTGCTCCTGGCTGAGCA
Above is a window of Cystobacter fuscus DNA encoding:
- a CDS encoding slipin family protein, translating into MDIFRIFPLLMLAFVLGALAYWLLVLKVVVPEGFTALLYRQGRFVRVLNPGAHWMPRWGHDTQRVDMRQRNLTVPGQEVLSQEQVGLKVSIAVRFAVTEPEPALHRVQDFTEALYLVVQLALREEVGRHPLEELAAGRVDLGQRLRERVAGEVRTFGLSVGAVEVKDVMLPADLRRAFSELLKVKKEAQAMLEKARGESAALRNLANAARLVEQHPSLLDLRMLQTLGGASTTPGNTFVLGVGAELSPRARKRPAPGGAPVPPPEEDEPGSA